CAAAAAATTTTTAATGGTGACCTTCTTTTTTCCCTTCATTGATCCTGCAGAAAATCATGAACAACATCCATGCAAGATAACCAAAAATGAGAGAAACACCTACAAAACCAGCAGTGGAACTGTGGCCCATATTATGAATCAGTTCGCCGATCATGCCCAAATACCTCCAAGTATTTAACCAGATTTATTACTAAAATTTTGAATATACTTGGCTATTATTCGCAACAATGTCAAGCGCTAGTTTAAGTATAAATATTGACAAATTACGACAGTGGGATATGATGGCAGGACCTTTAAATTCACATTTCCGTTAATAATCTTGATATGTTGACCCTCTTAACACTGAAGTTATCCCAATACCTTTCATCAGGGGAAAAGAATGGGCATAGATAATAACAAAGCGGGGCTGATCAGCAGGCTTAAAACTAAGCTGGACCGCATGCTTGGAAGAGAAAGCGCAGAATCGCTGGACATTGATTTCCGCCCGCAAAAACAAGTTCCCGCTGCACGAAGAGCCTTTCGAGTTGATGTAGACAACATGCACGTAATCTGTCGCACTCCCCGTGTAAAATGCCGGGTTCTCGACATCAGTGCCAGCGGAATAGGCTTTGCCAGCTCCAAAGAATTTCCTGTGGGAACTGTTCTTGACGCTGTGCTGCTCTGGTCCGGAAAGCCTATACTAAAAAACATCAAGCTTAAAATTGCACGCCGGACGCCTAAAGTCGTGGGATGTGAGTTCACTGACCTTGAACGCTCACAGGACAAAGTCATAAGTAAAATTGTGCTTGCCGCTCAGAAGCGCAGTATCCAGAAAAAACATTCCGGCAAACATCCGGATAAAACCGAAGAAGAAATAGCCAGAGAAATTGAAGCACAGAAAAAACGCGGTATCACACCTGCTACCGGCAAAAAGATAAAGCTTTAAATTCAAGCCCGGCTTAGCCGCTGGCAAAAACAGGAACCAGTCATGAAAACAGTAGTCCTCGACGGCAACACATTAAACCCCGGCGATAACCCCTGGACCGGTCTGGAAAAGATATGTGACCTCACTGTCTATGACCGCACTGAACCGGAACAAACCATCGACCGGGCCAAAGATGCAGACATCATCCTGACCAACAAGACATTGCTCAATGCTGAAGTCATAAACTCCCTTCCAAAATTAAAATTCATATCTGTACTGGCAACAGGATACAACGTTGTTGACCTCAAAGCTACCAGCGCCCGCAGCATCCCGGTTTCAAACGTTCCGGGCTACTCCCCGCCTTCGGTCGCACAACATGTCTTCGCGCTGCTGCTGGGGCACGCCAACAAGGTTGCCATGCATGACCTGGCAGTCAAGGAAGGGCAATGGGCCGGACAAAAAGATTTTTGTTTCTGGAATGCGCCGCTCATTGAACTGGCCGGGAAAAAGATGGGCATTGTGGGGTTCGGAGATATCGGCCAAAAAGTCGGTACCATTGCCAACTCTTTCGGCATGGAAGTGCTCGCCTATGCTCCGAGACCTAAACCTGCCCCCGGTTACGCTCCGTTCAATTTTGTTGGTCTGGATGAACTTTTCAAGGAAGCGGATGTAGTTTCCCTGCACTGCCCGCTGACCGCTGAGAATGAAAAATTTATAAATAAAAAACTTCTGGCGACCATGAAACCCAACGCCTATCTGATCAATACTGCGCGCGGACCGCTTATCAACGAAACAGATCTGGCATCAGCATTGACCGGGGGGATTATCGCCGGGGCTGCTCTTGATGTTGTCAGTGAAGAACCTATGCTGCCCGGCAACCCTCTTTCCGGCACACCGAACCTGACTATTACTCCTCACATTGCGTGGGCCACACTGGAAGCCCGCTCCCGTTTGACCGCGACAACTGTCGAAAACGTTCAAGCCTTCCTTAATGGTAAAGCCGTAAACGTGGTCAACGGAGTTTAACCGTGCTGTTTTACAGTTTTAGATAAAACAAAAACGGGCTGGCATAAATTTTTTATGCCAGCCCGTTTAATTTGATAACTTGAGAAAAAACTTAAGCGGGTTCACTGTTTGCATATTTCTGCACAGTTGAAATAAGGTCGGCTTTACGGACCGGTTTGGTCAGAAAAAAATCACAACCGACTTCATAAGCCCGGTCTTCGTTTTCTGGCAGGGCATGGGCTGTAACAGCAACGATAGGAGTCTTTACCCTGCTGTTCGCCACTTCATAGTTACGCATCAGAATTGTTGCCGCATAACCATCTGTGACAGGCATCTCAATATCCATGAGCACAACATCATATTTATTGCGCTGAAACAGCTCAAAGGCAGCATCTCCATTCTCAGCGACATCAATAGAATAAGGAAACTTCTTCAGGTACAGCTGCACCAGAAGAATATTGTTTTCACAATCTTCTGCAAGCAAAATTTTCAATGGCCTGACAGCTCCTTCAGTATATTCCATGCCGCTAACGACTTTAACTGAATCAAGCATGAATTCACCCTACATTTGAGTCATAAAAAAGCATGGAAACTGTTATTCCCCCTGCATTCAGGCGACATGTATTATTACAATGGCCAGTCAAAATCAACCACCACAATATATAAATAACACATATCAGCCGAAGAGCAAAGACAACTGTCTGAAAATCAAGCCAAAGATTTCAACTCTGCAATAAAATTTTCAAGATCGTTTGCTTCGCCATCCTTATGCTCTTCCGGATAAAGTAACGCGGACATGAAAAAAACGCTGCCGACTTCAAGGGATTGAGCAGCTGATTGTGAAAAACGGCTTATCCTGTTCATGGCAGATCTTAAATCCGGACGGTCTTTCACATCCACGATATTGTCACCCTGCTCCGCAAGAGAAGCTAGTTTCAACGCTTTGCTGCGCATTAAATCCCTGTACGCGGAATCATCATTCTGCTCATGCAGGGCAACATACGCCTCGCGTTCAATAGTGCGGATATCTGCTGCTTCCTTTTCGAGCCAGTCAGCCAGAAGTCTGTACGGATTTTCGGAATTCATATTTTCTCCCGTTAATTTGAATTACCGTACTTTTTTAAGACTCCCGCCGCATAAAAGGCAAGAAAAAATGAAAGGCATCAACTGTGAGCTGCTATAGTGAACCGCACATATGCCTGTAGTTTCCGCACTCAAGTTTATTTATAAATGGACAGGCGCTTTTCATAAACCACTTTTTGCGCGGACACCAGAAACGGTCCTTAAACGGCTCATTGCAGCCGTCGGATGTCA
Above is a genomic segment from Maridesulfovibrio sp. containing:
- a CDS encoding PilZ domain-containing protein, whose translation is MGIDNNKAGLISRLKTKLDRMLGRESAESLDIDFRPQKQVPAARRAFRVDVDNMHVICRTPRVKCRVLDISASGIGFASSKEFPVGTVLDAVLLWSGKPILKNIKLKIARRTPKVVGCEFTDLERSQDKVISKIVLAAQKRSIQKKHSGKHPDKTEEEIAREIEAQKKRGITPATGKKIKL
- a CDS encoding D-2-hydroxyacid dehydrogenase, whose translation is MKTVVLDGNTLNPGDNPWTGLEKICDLTVYDRTEPEQTIDRAKDADIILTNKTLLNAEVINSLPKLKFISVLATGYNVVDLKATSARSIPVSNVPGYSPPSVAQHVFALLLGHANKVAMHDLAVKEGQWAGQKDFCFWNAPLIELAGKKMGIVGFGDIGQKVGTIANSFGMEVLAYAPRPKPAPGYAPFNFVGLDELFKEADVVSLHCPLTAENEKFINKKLLATMKPNAYLINTARGPLINETDLASALTGGIIAGAALDVVSEEPMLPGNPLSGTPNLTITPHIAWATLEARSRLTATTVENVQAFLNGKAVNVVNGV
- a CDS encoding response regulator, producing the protein MLDSVKVVSGMEYTEGAVRPLKILLAEDCENNILLVQLYLKKFPYSIDVAENGDAAFELFQRNKYDVVLMDIEMPVTDGYAATILMRNYEVANSRVKTPIVAVTAHALPENEDRAYEVGCDFFLTKPVRKADLISTVQKYANSEPA